The following are from one region of the Dermacentor albipictus isolate Rhodes 1998 colony chromosome 5, USDA_Dalb.pri_finalv2, whole genome shotgun sequence genome:
- the LOC139060267 gene encoding uncharacterized protein yields MKWSLKFQWTRMIVEGIRQRRFVSSAMNAITNSSEACLNHTAEYAEPTHKIFKQFLQNLSTPWSEVPFFGFLAVPPLCGVTWLGTASSDLAPLAVEHVDVIDCLPKNCAIATIRDYLGVSHFKLQHASHPDALSFDQPIIDNSRCVMSAADGINVQRVDRLFSGLGCSGTSTMFNRCLLFMQFFGFLAVPPLCGVTWLGTASSDLDPLAVEHVDVIECLPKNCAIATIRDYLGVSHFKLQHASHPDALSFDQPIIDNSRSVTSAADGINVQRVDRLFSGLGCSGTGTMFNRCLLFMQCLVLNRFSKEDEEEAMSRPPSRPSAPSSPHAIHQQGISISGVHVDSLQYASSTGSRRFSPGRLNSTAHKVPGEASAFGKCTVQNRKSSVGSSRAHLGCGLVGQDKIPIPACGHSSSIFKTSVMIKTDLLEAASKAQACYSSTVGPFVEISDTRSVVSTPTFKKYSKCRFFTTRSQSCSSFHKSTLSVSSARNTSSSQGFKAHENGKAPKLPSGSKEHVCRASDKALLCSPLNWPLIASSLSAKVTTTVHATPPGQARQLRQFKSRASIRQLSELPQGLTQKSEGQLLQSIVSEQPPKAALPPQMYGIGSENAAATEHIQQWESPNKNCRPENMELLPPELLVTGLFEAEPVAAASTTEIVLHSPSLNVITEEAESSEYISSASTSSTPSGTPKQRPAQQYRGYRSMALVLQNEPGDEDVPRQETPERVIFSRSGPSIETSYEDSLSPCYAAEADAPNCEKNCEKAQILHCRTDA; encoded by the exons TTCTTCGGCTTCCTTGCTGTACCCCCCCTTTGCGGCGTCACATGGCTTGGAACTGCTTCGTCTGACTTGGCTCCCTTGGCGGTCGAGCACGTGGACGTCATCGACTGCTTGCCCAAGAACTGCGCTATCGCTACCATACGCGATTACCTCGGTGTGTCCCACTTCAAGCTACAGCATGCCAGTCACCCCGATGCCCTGTCCTTTGATCAGCCGATCATCGACAACTCTCGGTGTGTGATGTCAGCAGCCGACGGTATAAATGTCCAGCGCGTGGATCGACTCTTCAgtgggctaggctgcagcggcaccagcacgatgtttaatcgctgcttgctCTTCATGCAGTTCTTCGGCTTCCTTGCTGTACCCCCCCTTTGCGGCGTCACATGGCTTGGAACTGCTTCGTCTGACTTGGATCCCTTGGCGGTCGAGCACGTGGACGTCATCGAGTGCTTGCCCAAGAACTGCGCTATCGCTACCATACGCGATTACCTCGGTGTGTCCCACTTCAAGCTACAGCATGCCAGTCACCCCGATGCCCTGTCCTTTGATCAGCCAATCATCGACAACTCTCGGTCTGTGACGTCAGCAGCCGACGGTATAAATGTCCAGCGCGTGGATCGACTCTTCAgtgggctaggctgcagcggcaccggcacgatgtttaatcgctgcttgctCTTCATGCAG TGTCTGGTTCTCAATAGGTTCtcaaaagaagacgaagaagaagcaaTGTCCAGGCCTCCGTCTCGGCCGTCCGCGCCTTCCAGTCCGCATGCGATCCATCAGCAAGGCATCTCCATCTCCGGCGTCCACGTGGATTCTTTGCAATATGCGAGTTCTACCGGGAGCAGACGGTTTTCGCCTGGACGTCTGAACTCGACTGCTCACAAGGTGCCAGGTGAAGCTTCGGCATTCGGCAAGTGTACTGTCCAAAATCGCAAGAGCAGCGTGGGCTCCTCGCGCGCCCACCTTGGATGTGGTCTAGTCGGTCAGGACAAAATTCCAATCCCTGCATGCGGGCACTCTTCATCGATATTCAAGACGAGCGTTATGATAAAAACTGACCTGCTTGAGGCTGCCTCAAAGGCACAGGCTTGCTACAGTTCTACAGTGGGCCCCTTCGTGGAGATCTCCGACACCCGTTCAGTTGTATCTACACCCACCTTCAAAAAATACAGCAAATGCCGCTTCTTCACAACTCGCAGCCAGAGTTGTTCCAGTTTCCACAAATCCACGCTGTCCGTGTCAAGTGCAAGAAATACATCAAGCTCACAGGGCTTCAAAGCACATGAAAACGGCAAGGCTCCGAAATTACCATCCGGTTCCAAGGAGCATGTCTGCAGAGCAAGCGACAAGGCACTGCTTTGctccccgctgaactggccgctTATTGCAAGCAGCCTAAGCGCCAAGGTTACAACCACCGTTCATGCGACACCTCCAGGTCAAGCGCGGCAGCTCCGTCAGTTCAAGTCAAGAGCCTCTATCCGTCAATTGAGTGAACTACCCCAAGGCTTAACACAAAAAAGCGAGGGCCAGCTACTGCAATCTATAGTTTCCGAACAGCCACCAAAAGCGGCGCTGCCACCGCAAATGTATGGGATAGGAAGCGAAAATGCCGCAGCAACAGAACACATTCAGCAGTGGGAATCACCGAACAAGAATTGTCGGCCAGAAAATATGGAGCTCCTGCCGCCGGAGCTGCTTGTTACCGGCTTGTTCGAAGCTGAACCGGTAGCAGCAGCATCAACGACGGAGATAGTGCTCCATTCACCGTCGCTAAATGTTATCACAGAAGAGGCCGAATCATCCGAATACATCTCATCTGCTTCGACCAGCTCCACACCCTCAGGCACACCGAAGCAACGCCCCGCGCAGCAGTATCGAGGTTACAGGTCGATGGCCTTGGTGCTGCAAAATGAGCCTGGGGACGAAGACGTTCCACGCCAGGAAACACCGGAGAGGGTCATTTTTTCAAGAAGTGGGCCAAGTATTGAGACATCCTACGAAGATAGTTTATCCCCGTGTTATGCTGCGGAAGCTGATGCGCCGAACTGTGAGAAGAACTGTGAGAAAGCCCAGATCCTTCACTGTAGGACAGACGCATAA